The region GTTCCAGGCGCTTCGTGAACAGACATGACCCTTGCCCATCATGCCAAATGATTTTGATCAGGTCACCACGGCGCCCTCTAAAAATGACTAAATTGCCGCGGATTTTGCGCCGGTGGGGCCTGCATGACAACAGTCGGCGCGGATGGCGCGGCAACATGGACCGGGATCAGATGCGCCGCTGCTCGTTCGTCATGCTCATTCACTCGCGCCTCGCGACGCCAAGCAAAGATCAGGCTCCGAGAGACCCCATGCTTGCGAGCAACCTCCGATACTTTCGCACCAGGCGCAAACGTCTCATCGGTAATCCGCGCCTTCTCACTGTCAGACCAACGCCGCCGGCGTTCAAGGCCATTCAAAATCTCAACCCGCATCGACCCGCGACCTTAAGTACGTACTTAAGGTCGCATCCTTCGCCGATCGCAACGAACAAACAAGGCGGTCTCCACCGGAAGCAGACCCCCGTACCGCATCTCGACTCCTTGCTAGAAAGGGCTTCCCCGTAAGGGGCTGCCGACGACCTATTGCC is a window of Methylocapsa sp. D3K7 DNA encoding:
- the tnpB gene encoding IS66 family insertion sequence element accessory protein TnpB (TnpB, as the term is used for proteins encoded by IS66 family insertion elements, is considered an accessory protein, since TnpC, encoded by a neighboring gene, is a DDE family transposase.), with product MLPRHPRRLLSCRPHRRKIRGNLVIFRGRRGDLIKIIWHDGQGSCLFTKRLERGRFIWPSVSDGALTISTAQMAYLIDGIDWRMPQKTWRPRAAG